One segment of Candidatus Pelagibacter ubique HTCC1062 DNA contains the following:
- a CDS encoding NAD(P)/FAD-dependent oxidoreductase, whose amino-acid sequence MTEQFDVIVVGAGAAGMMSAIEAGKRGRKVLLVDHAKKIGEKIRISGGGRCNFTNIHTHPSKFISNNPKFVISALKQYTQNNFIDLIKKHNIKFHEKKLGQLFCDESAQQIIDMLLLECEMAKVVLKKDTTIDDIDKQDDNYFIVVGSDKYFSQSLIIATGGLSIPKIGASKFGYDIAQKFGLKVIETLPALVPLTFSEKILAICKELTGLSVEAVVSFKKTFFEEGMLFTHRGLSGPSILQISSYWKLGDNIKVNLSPKLDVDKFLNDRKISSPKQDIGIIVSEILPKRLAHIICNENNVNGNICELSNKVLTSLSNSINAWVINPIGTEGYRTAEVTLGGIDTEEISSKTMMSNKHPGLFFIGEVVDVTGHLGGYNFQWAWSSGYVAGQYA is encoded by the coding sequence ATGACAGAACAATTTGATGTTATTGTAGTAGGTGCGGGTGCCGCTGGTATGATGAGTGCCATAGAAGCTGGCAAACGGGGACGAAAAGTACTTTTAGTCGATCATGCAAAAAAGATAGGAGAAAAAATTAGAATATCGGGTGGTGGACGATGTAATTTTACCAACATACATACTCATCCTAGTAAGTTTATTTCAAACAATCCTAAATTTGTAATATCAGCTTTAAAACAATACACCCAAAATAATTTCATAGATTTAATAAAGAAACATAATATTAAATTTCATGAAAAAAAATTAGGACAGCTCTTTTGTGATGAAAGTGCTCAACAAATTATAGATATGCTACTTTTAGAGTGCGAGATGGCAAAAGTAGTTTTAAAAAAAGATACAACTATTGATGATATAGACAAACAAGATGATAACTATTTTATAGTTGTTGGAAGTGATAAATATTTCAGTCAGTCATTGATTATTGCAACAGGCGGTCTGTCTATTCCAAAAATTGGAGCAAGTAAATTTGGCTATGATATTGCTCAAAAATTTGGTTTAAAAGTTATTGAAACATTACCTGCACTAGTTCCTTTAACATTTAGTGAAAAAATACTAGCAATTTGTAAGGAACTTACTGGATTATCTGTTGAAGCAGTTGTTTCATTTAAAAAAACTTTTTTTGAGGAAGGAATGTTATTTACTCATAGAGGTTTGAGCGGACCTTCTATATTGCAGATCTCTTCTTATTGGAAATTAGGAGATAATATCAAAGTTAATTTATCACCAAAACTTGATGTAGATAAATTTCTAAATGATAGAAAGATCTCTAGTCCTAAACAAGATATAGGCATTATAGTTTCTGAAATTCTCCCTAAACGGTTAGCTCATATAATTTGTAATGAAAATAATGTTAATGGAAATATATGTGAATTATCCAACAAAGTATTAACTAGTTTGAGTAATTCTATAAACGCGTGGGTGATAAATCCAATAGGAACCGAAGGTTATAGAACTGCTGAAGTAACTTTGGGTGGTATTGATACTGAAGAAATTTCTTCTAAAACAATGATGTCCAATAAACACCCTGGATTATTTTTTATCGGAGAAGTTGTAGATGTTACTGGTCATTTAGGTGGTTATAATTTTCAATGGGCTTGGTCTTCTGGATATGTGGCAGGTCAATATGCTTAA
- a CDS encoding aminopeptidase P family protein — protein MERPNFFTLKNGEKAKLPFTDQEYQSRLTKLRTTMSKNNLDMIILTSMHNIAYYTGFIYCSFGRPYGCVVTANKISTISANIDASQPWRRSHSDNVIYTDWKRDNFLKAIVSIIGRDEPPKNIGIENDHVTLDVKEKLTSIFTFSVFSDVSKDLMQLRMIKSAEEIEIIKNGARIADLGGEEIVKNIKVGESELEIAIAGRDRMEREIAKTYPDAEYMDTWVWFQSGLNTDGAHNPKTNRKLKSGDILSLNTFPMISGYYTALERTLFLDKIDDASLKAWEANVKVHKRGLELIKPGVKCSDICHELNELFAELGYLHYRTFGYGHSFGVLSHFYGREAGLELREDIDTVLEENMVVSMEPMIMIPEGKPGAGGYREHDILVIGKDNAENITKFPFGPEHNIIKS, from the coding sequence ATGGAAAGACCAAATTTTTTTACTCTAAAGAATGGTGAAAAGGCTAAACTACCTTTTACAGATCAAGAATATCAAAGTCGATTAACTAAATTAAGAACCACAATGAGTAAAAATAATCTTGATATGATTATTTTAACTTCAATGCACAACATTGCTTACTATACAGGATTTATTTATTGTTCTTTTGGTAGACCTTATGGCTGTGTAGTAACGGCTAATAAAATTTCAACAATTTCAGCAAACATTGATGCTAGTCAACCTTGGCGTAGATCTCATAGTGATAATGTTATTTATACTGATTGGAAAAGAGATAATTTTTTAAAAGCAATTGTTTCAATTATTGGAAGAGACGAACCTCCTAAGAATATTGGTATTGAAAATGATCATGTAACCTTAGATGTTAAAGAAAAGCTTACGTCTATTTTTACTTTTTCAGTTTTCAGTGATGTTTCAAAAGATTTAATGCAACTTAGAATGATTAAATCTGCCGAAGAAATAGAAATTATTAAAAATGGTGCAAGAATTGCTGATCTTGGGGGCGAAGAGATTGTCAAAAATATTAAGGTTGGAGAAAGCGAACTTGAAATTGCAATAGCCGGTAGAGATAGAATGGAACGTGAAATTGCAAAAACGTATCCGGATGCTGAATATATGGATACCTGGGTTTGGTTTCAGTCAGGACTTAATACGGATGGTGCTCATAACCCAAAAACCAATAGAAAATTAAAATCAGGAGATATTCTTTCTTTAAATACTTTCCCCATGATCTCAGGGTACTACACAGCTTTAGAGAGAACTCTTTTTTTAGATAAAATTGATGATGCATCCTTAAAAGCTTGGGAAGCAAATGTTAAAGTTCATAAAAGAGGACTAGAGTTAATTAAACCAGGTGTAAAATGTTCTGATATTTGTCATGAGTTGAATGAACTATTTGCTGAGCTTGGTTATCTTCATTATCGAACATTTGGTTATGGTCATTCATTTGGTGTCTTATCTCATTTCTATGGAAGAGAAGCAGGATTAGAATTACGTGAAGATATAGATACTGTCTTAGAGGAAAACATGGTGGTTTCTATGGAACCAATGATCATGATACCAGAGGGTAAACCAGGAGCTGGTGGATATAGAGAGCATGATATCTTGGTTATAGGAAAAGATAATGCTGAAAACATTACTAAGTTTCCTTTTGGTCCAGAACATAATATTATCAAATCATAA
- a CDS encoding YajQ family cyclic di-GMP-binding protein, with product MPSFDVISKVSYPEFDNALANCLREIGNRFDFKGLHISIERKDKIITTLAPDELKLKQVNELLQVHLIRRKVDPRVLSIKNSENAAGSSIRQVSELQEGISQENAKKIITEIKKLKLKIQIKIQGEELRAEGKKRDDLQEAMSAITAIDIGLPVEFVNFRD from the coding sequence ATGCCTTCATTTGATGTAATCAGTAAAGTTAGTTACCCAGAGTTTGATAACGCTCTTGCAAACTGCCTTAGAGAAATTGGTAATCGATTTGACTTTAAAGGACTTCATATCTCAATTGAAAGAAAAGATAAGATTATCACCACATTAGCTCCCGATGAGCTAAAATTAAAACAAGTTAATGAATTATTACAGGTTCATCTTATACGACGAAAGGTAGATCCAAGAGTATTATCAATCAAAAACTCAGAAAATGCTGCAGGTTCATCGATTAGACAGGTTAGTGAACTCCAAGAAGGTATTAGCCAAGAAAATGCAAAAAAAATTATTACTGAAATAAAAAAACTAAAACTTAAAATTCAGATTAAAATTCAAGGAGAAGAGTTACGCGCTGAAGGAAAAAAAAGAGATGACCTTCAAGAAGCAATGTCGGCAATAACTGCTATTGATATTGGTCTTCCCGTAGAATTTGTAAACTTTAGAGATTAA
- a CDS encoding polysaccharide lyase translates to MKKIIFLLIITLLFANNSYAKKKYFKENYIFKPDQKIKWLEDVGTWSKNWRTHGWQSNAPWALRYSKDIVRDGEYSLRFEKRKDDCGPKKNKGDCKRTSEKWIGRSEIIMDYPKSMGETGNQWYSWSIYIPKESNRPKNIDGQIILGQFKTHNKHLSKTRKYVVGGKNKNDSNCTEISLTIRLNKDGLMSDRSGVTYCNSWHKDNISLHKKFYQKLVDIDDVRGKWHDIILHANWTDNDEGFFKIWVNSELKLDHKGKTLSKVMTIDGKKHGPMFRFGVYSQKWTGTTIAYYDSISRADTCEKLIRCNIK, encoded by the coding sequence ATGAAAAAAATAATTTTCTTACTAATTATAACCTTGTTATTTGCTAACAATTCCTATGCTAAAAAAAAATATTTTAAAGAAAATTATATTTTTAAACCAGATCAAAAAATAAAATGGTTAGAGGATGTAGGGACATGGTCCAAAAATTGGAGGACGCATGGATGGCAAAGTAATGCCCCTTGGGCTCTTCGATATTCAAAAGATATAGTTAGAGATGGAGAATATTCTCTTAGATTTGAAAAAAGAAAAGATGATTGTGGACCTAAAAAAAATAAAGGAGACTGTAAAAGAACTTCAGAAAAATGGATTGGAAGGTCTGAGATAATTATGGATTATCCAAAATCTATGGGGGAAACAGGAAATCAATGGTACTCATGGAGTATATATATTCCTAAGGAGAGCAATCGCCCAAAAAATATTGATGGCCAGATCATACTTGGACAATTCAAAACTCATAATAAACATTTATCCAAAACAAGGAAATATGTTGTAGGAGGTAAAAATAAAAATGATTCAAACTGTACAGAAATATCTCTAACAATACGTCTCAATAAAGACGGATTAATGTCAGACAGATCAGGTGTAACGTATTGTAATTCATGGCACAAAGATAATATATCTTTACACAAAAAATTTTATCAAAAGTTGGTAGATATCGATGATGTAAGAGGAAAATGGCACGATATCATATTACATGCAAACTGGACTGATAACGACGAAGGTTTTTTTAAGATTTGGGTTAATAGTGAATTAAAATTAGACCACAAAGGCAAAACCCTGAGCAAAGTCATGACTATAGATGGTAAAAAACATGGGCCAATGTTTAGGTTTGGAGTTTATAGCCAAAAATGGACAGGAACAACAATAGCCTATTATGACAGTATAAGCAGGGCGGACACCTGTGAAAAACTAATTAGATGTAACATTAAATAA
- a CDS encoding serine/threonine protein kinase, whose protein sequence is MSEKTVVNSWNEWDPLKHVIVGKADGTCIPAPEPALDAKVPEDSDMRGQFGPRTKDTVDKANELLDNFSNMLEKRGIKVDRPDPIDFSQKTSTPDWEAETMFGCMPPRDVLLTVGSEILEATMSYRCRWFEYLCYRPLLQKYYNEDPNMRHESAPKPRLTDADYRKDYLSDKIGIQKRLEWTEDKFFVTTEEEPLFDAADVLRFGKDLVVQHGFTTNLKGIDWLKRHFKDHRVHAVNFPGDPYPIHIDATFTPIKEGLIINNPQRRLPKEQRKLFENNGWEIIDSAQPAHNEPPPLCYSSTWLSMNVLVLDPKTVCVEKSEVYQAEQLDKLGMEVIPVELRDAYAFGGGLHCCTADVYREGELKDYFPKQ, encoded by the coding sequence ATGAGTGAAAAAACTGTAGTTAATAGTTGGAATGAATGGGATCCTTTAAAACATGTAATTGTTGGCAAAGCTGATGGCACTTGTATTCCAGCACCAGAACCAGCTTTAGATGCAAAAGTTCCAGAGGACAGTGACATGCGAGGTCAGTTTGGACCAAGAACAAAAGATACAGTTGATAAGGCAAATGAACTTTTAGACAATTTTTCAAACATGCTTGAAAAAAGAGGTATCAAGGTTGATAGACCAGACCCAATAGATTTTAGCCAAAAAACATCTACACCAGACTGGGAGGCGGAAACAATGTTTGGCTGCATGCCACCACGAGATGTGTTGTTAACTGTGGGTAGTGAAATTTTAGAAGCCACTATGAGTTATAGATGTAGATGGTTTGAGTACCTTTGTTACCGACCATTATTACAGAAATATTATAATGAAGACCCTAATATGAGACACGAGTCTGCGCCAAAACCAAGATTAACTGATGCAGATTATAGGAAAGATTATTTATCAGATAAAATTGGTATTCAAAAAAGATTAGAGTGGACTGAAGATAAGTTTTTTGTAACAACTGAAGAAGAACCATTATTTGATGCAGCAGATGTTTTAAGATTTGGAAAAGATTTAGTAGTTCAACATGGATTTACTACCAATCTTAAAGGAATTGATTGGCTTAAAAGACATTTTAAAGATCATAGAGTTCATGCTGTTAATTTTCCAGGTGATCCTTATCCAATTCATATCGATGCAACCTTTACTCCTATTAAAGAAGGATTAATCATTAACAACCCTCAAAGAAGACTACCAAAAGAACAAAGAAAATTATTTGAAAATAATGGATGGGAAATTATTGATAGCGCACAACCAGCACATAATGAACCACCACCATTATGTTATTCTTCAACTTGGTTATCAATGAATGTCCTAGTATTGGATCCAAAAACTGTTTGTGTTGAAAAAAGTGAAGTATATCAGGCAGAACAATTAGATAAATTAGGAATGGAAGTAATCCCTGTTGAATTAAGAGATGCTTATGCATTTGGTGGAGGTCTTCATTGTTGTACAGCAGATGTGTACCGTGAAGGTGAATTAAAAGATTATTTTCCAAAACAATAA
- a CDS encoding MFS transporter — protein MNKVLKNSWALFLGIGFLMMAYGFQGSLLGVRAVQEQFSLTATGFMMSGYFVGYFIGAMTISNLISKVGHIRVFAAFASLASLVILVHSIFINPYVWFILRVLTGISMVCIYTVAESWLNDRSSNKNRGSILSIYMVILYGSMGIGMFLLNFSRPENYQPFILVSIITSLALIPILLTKKKPPTFKKIQGMPLKELYETSPFGMVSALFYGTIQSALFTLLAVYAASMNFTIFQISLVTFLLAISGAISQYPIGKLSDKYDRRKVIIISTFGASLFALLAILSSGQMYLPGELATSKVWFFIFLILFSICSLPMFSLICAHTNDYIPKEKFVAAGAGIQFTFGLGAMSGPFLCSIFMNIVGSNGFFVFLLFFHALIGVFGIYRMRVRETVENPDSQFVAMPSTITPAGIELNPTTEHIDEPYSDKVKEILDRKGVEYKKN, from the coding sequence ATGAATAAAGTTTTAAAGAACTCTTGGGCATTGTTTTTAGGTATTGGGTTCTTAATGATGGCCTATGGATTTCAAGGGTCCCTATTAGGTGTAAGGGCTGTTCAAGAACAATTTAGTCTAACGGCAACTGGGTTTATGATGTCAGGTTATTTTGTTGGGTACTTTATAGGTGCAATGACAATTTCTAATCTTATTTCCAAAGTAGGTCATATTAGAGTTTTTGCAGCTTTTGCGTCTTTAGCATCTTTGGTTATCTTGGTTCACTCAATATTTATTAATCCTTATGTATGGTTTATTCTAAGAGTTTTAACAGGAATAAGTATGGTTTGTATTTATACTGTTGCTGAAAGTTGGTTGAATGACAGATCAAGCAATAAAAATAGAGGAAGTATTTTATCGATTTATATGGTTATTTTATATGGATCAATGGGTATAGGAATGTTTTTATTGAACTTTAGTAGACCTGAAAATTATCAACCCTTTATATTGGTTTCAATTATTACGTCTCTTGCCCTTATACCTATTCTCTTAACTAAAAAAAAACCACCTACATTTAAAAAAATTCAAGGTATGCCTTTAAAAGAACTTTATGAAACTTCACCATTTGGAATGGTAAGTGCTCTTTTTTATGGAACAATCCAGTCTGCACTATTTACATTGTTAGCAGTATATGCGGCCTCAATGAATTTTACTATTTTTCAAATATCACTTGTGACTTTTCTTTTAGCAATTTCTGGTGCTATCTCTCAATATCCTATTGGAAAACTTTCTGATAAATATGATAGGAGAAAAGTAATAATAATTTCAACATTTGGTGCATCTTTATTTGCTTTACTTGCTATTCTATCATCAGGTCAGATGTACTTACCTGGTGAACTTGCCACAAGTAAAGTATGGTTTTTTATTTTTTTAATTTTATTTTCAATTTGTAGCTTACCAATGTTCTCTTTGATTTGTGCGCACACTAATGACTATATACCAAAAGAAAAATTTGTAGCAGCTGGAGCTGGTATACAATTTACATTTGGCTTGGGTGCTATGAGTGGTCCATTCCTTTGTTCAATATTTATGAATATTGTTGGCTCTAATGGTTTTTTTGTATTTTTACTTTTCTTTCATGCTTTAATAGGTGTGTTTGGTATCTACAGAATGAGGGTTAGAGAAACAGTTGAAAATCCTGATTCTCAGTTCGTTGCTATGCCATCTACTATCACGCCAGCCGGAATCGAATTAAATCCTACTACCGAACATATTGATGAACCTTATTCTGATAAAGTAAAAGAAATACTGGATAGAAAAGGTGTTGAATATAAAAAAAACTGA
- a CDS encoding SlyX family protein, translated as MEDLVKKLEEQISFLQNEISQMSDEVYSQQKEVSVLKKQVSNLEKRINELESSDEAGMVMIDKKPPHY; from the coding sequence ATGGAAGATTTAGTCAAAAAATTAGAAGAACAGATTAGCTTTCTTCAAAATGAAATATCACAAATGAGTGATGAAGTGTATTCTCAACAAAAAGAAGTATCAGTTTTAAAAAAACAAGTTTCAAATCTTGAAAAAAGAATTAACGAATTAGAGAGCAGTGATGAAGCGGGTATGGTTATGATTGATAAAAAACCTCCACATTATTAA
- a CDS encoding threonine aldolase family protein — protein sequence MATVKTKRERIKFASDNVAGACPEVLDAVLKANDGDSTPYGNDQISAELQKKFSELFEKDVIVFPTASGTAANALALATMTPSYGNIYCHKLSHINTDECGAPEFYTGGGKLVTLNGINGKITPEELDQSITGKGIVHHTQPASVSITQVCETGEVYQLDEIKKISEITHKHNLNMHMDGARFANALTALNCTPAEMTWKSGIDVLSFGATKNGCIAAEAIIFFNKDLVGNIAFLMKRAGHLLSKMRFVSAQLDAYISNDVWLRNARHANKMGKKLSEGLAKHNSIKLAYPTEANEVFAKFPRNMIEHLNSEGYKMNEDELDGQAVRLVAAWNTQESDVDQLLETLKKSN from the coding sequence ATGGCAACAGTTAAAACAAAAAGAGAGCGAATAAAATTTGCTTCTGATAATGTAGCGGGCGCATGTCCTGAGGTATTAGATGCAGTATTGAAAGCTAATGATGGTGATAGCACTCCATACGGTAATGACCAAATATCAGCCGAATTACAAAAGAAGTTTTCAGAACTATTTGAAAAAGATGTAATTGTTTTTCCAACTGCATCAGGAACGGCTGCTAATGCATTAGCTTTAGCAACAATGACACCATCATATGGTAATATTTATTGTCATAAACTTTCTCATATTAATACAGATGAATGTGGGGCACCTGAGTTTTATACAGGGGGTGGAAAATTAGTTACTTTAAATGGAATAAATGGAAAAATAACACCTGAAGAATTAGATCAGTCTATTACTGGTAAAGGCATTGTGCATCATACTCAACCTGCCTCAGTAAGCATTACTCAAGTTTGTGAAACAGGAGAAGTATACCAATTAGATGAGATTAAAAAGATTTCTGAAATTACGCACAAGCATAATTTAAATATGCATATGGATGGAGCACGATTTGCAAACGCTTTAACTGCATTAAATTGTACTCCTGCTGAAATGACCTGGAAATCAGGTATTGATGTTTTATCATTTGGAGCAACAAAGAATGGTTGTATTGCAGCTGAAGCAATTATTTTTTTTAATAAAGATCTAGTTGGTAATATTGCTTTTTTAATGAAAAGAGCAGGGCATTTATTGTCTAAGATGCGTTTTGTATCTGCTCAGCTTGATGCATATATTTCAAATGATGTCTGGCTAAGAAATGCAAGACATGCAAATAAGATGGGAAAAAAATTAAGTGAAGGATTAGCAAAACATAATAGTATCAAACTAGCATACCCAACAGAAGCAAACGAAGTTTTTGCAAAATTTCCAAGAAATATGATTGAGCATTTAAATTCAGAAGGCTACAAAATGAATGAAGATGAGCTTGATGGACAAGCAGTAAGATTAGTTGCTGCCTGGAATACTCAAGAGAGTGATGTGGATCAATTATTAGAGACCTTAAAAAAATCTAACTAG